A segment of the Corylus avellana chromosome ca2, CavTom2PMs-1.0 genome:
AAGAGGTCAAATTCCACATGGTGAGATGACTGAAGGTATGTTCTTCCATCATTGAGGGGGCTTTGAAATTTGCACATTTTCAACCGACCCCTTTTAGGGAAGTGGTTATGGCATTACGCCTAGGAGAGAAGGGTAGTGGTTGTTAAATATGGCATTTAGTGGGGTGAGTGGGGCTCTAATGAAGTCTCTAGGTCTTATGGGGTGGGTTTCTGGAAGTTCATTAGGAAATGATAGGAGGAGTTCTCTAGATTTTCTAGTTTATGGTGGGTGATGGCTCCAGGATTAGTTTTTGGTACGACGTGTGGTGTTGGGAATGGCCCTTTAAGGCAACATTTCCGGAGTTGTATAACATTGCTTGCCTTAGGGATGCTTCCGTGGCAATTCATCTTCAATCCTCTAATGGCTCCCTCCGTTGGAACGTTAATTATGTGTCACTCTATGATTGGgatttggaattattttcctcGTTTTTCTATCAACTATATTCCATATGgttactaacttagtattagtataatataatatattacaCAAGCACATTTTTGTGTTCGCAATTtgctcatttattaaatgaaccaAGACCAAGTCAAGTTTATCCGAGTTGAGCCCAAACTTGTTTGCGAGCGGCTCTGTTCGTTTAACAGCCCTACTACTAGTGGTTCAACCAATTAGTTGTGTGCATTGTGTGCAGTTTCTTCATCAATTAAGATAGACTTCAAATAATCTACTTTCATTTATGATTTATGACgcaatcaaattaaattttagttaatGGATATATCTAAAACCAGATATAAATCAAAGAAGAGCAATTTGTGCTGCAGGAAGTTTTTATGTACCAACAAGTTGagatcttttattttcttgcagGAAGTTTTTAGAATTAGGGCTGAACATCCGGATGACAACCAGGCTGTATTTAATGATCGAGTGAAGGGGCAATTGAAAGTCACCAGAGCATTTGGTGCTGGGTTCCTGAAGAGGGTCAGTTGCTTTTGTAAATTTAACCTATCTGAAAAGTTCTTTCTTGGCCACAACATCTTAGGaacttttatttctttgaatGCTTCAACACAATTGCAGTTATAGTATGTAAATATTATGTCTGTATCCATATGTGCCTTTGCATATATGCTTGGGATAACTCGCAAGGTTGCTTAGATTCTGGAGAATAGAGGATGAAATGCAACCAGGAAAACATGATGCATACATTATATTATTCCGAAagaggcctttttttttttttttttcttccgatTGAAACTCTCTCTCCCAAATTTTGTCTAATTAGTTGAACATTTTTCTCATAGTCAAAGAATTCTCAATCTCATTTAAACTTATGTCTCAGTatccttttatcttttgtttttctcttatatagTATTATCTAATTTTCACACATGCTAACCAATAATTAAACTCATCGTGCCTGTGGCCTTTTGGCCAGATGCTGCTGTAATTCTTCCATAAGAATGGTTGGTGAGTTAGTGGATGGGTACAAATCCTGTGAGGGAGTTATTTACTAATACAAAAAATAACTATAATCTACCAATAAAAATGATAGCAAAAGCGATAAATAAAATGATGGTTTGGAACAAATCTTATATATTCACTGATAAATTTTGGATATCTACACTTCTCTCTTTTATGTCTTTCTTCCTTGATGTTGGAGTTACCTGGTTGTAGGAGTGGTCAAACCATAGATCATGATTTTGTAGTCTTTCCAGTGTGTGCTGAATCAAGTTGAACTTGATTTGGGTCATGCCTTAATTGCGGCACTATAATCCTGTATATATTATATCTGCTAGTGCATGATTTTACATTTTGATTTATATCCATTTTTCAGGAAGGGCAAAAAAGCCCATCTATTTGCTGTAATCCATCTTGGACAACTCTACATGATTTTACATGCATATAATGTCTCCTAAGGATCAATAATAGAAATGCTTTAGTAGTTTAGTTATTAGTATGCCTTACGGAAAGCAGAACAACATTGTAATATCAGAAAGAGTGCTTCTTAAATGCAATTGTGGTAATAAATGTAGAATTCTGACAAGAGTTATCAAATATGCTTTTGCTCTGGAACTTATCATGGTGAAAATGTGGAGGTACTGCATTATTCGAGGCACACATTTCAGTGTGTGTGCAACCACAGCCATAGGTGCTAAGCCTAATGCAGAACCTAATGCAAGAAACCAATTAGtgttaaataaatataaatatttttcacatttatgtgTGGGTCATGTAATAGTGCTTATCTGCATATAATTTGAataatatgatttaatatttttgaagcCTTGCAGTTGCTCTCTTTCTTGAAACTTTAATTACCATACAGATGCACCATCTCCATATCTATATTACAAACACACAAAATGGTTGCTGCTAACGACTTGAGCAGATACTGTTTAAGCAGTAAGggttaaaaaaacatttttagagCTTTGAAAAAGAAGTTGGTTTGGTTGTTTGTCTAATAATGGTTTCTGTTTTAAACTTTCTGGTAACATGATTGTTACCTAAGTCATTTCAAAGTCTTTGTGCTGCGTCAAACTCTTGCTGACACTCTCCAGACATACAACAATAGTCACAATTTCTCTTTCAGCCGTCAGTGTCTGACACTGTGTGCCCATTGTTGGGTGGCATTCTGTGTGACGTTTGTGCAAAAGCAGTTCAACAAATGAAGGCATATctaaacaatatatttttatattttgctgtGGAATATGTGAATTGTCTGAATTTAAGCTCCTTGTTAGACAGTTTACTCTGGTTTGCTTCCATCTGGTTGTGCTTTTTTCCAAGAGTTACTTGGCTTATAATGCATCTTCAGGCTACTGTGCATATGGGACTACAATAAAGTTGAGATCATATGACTCTTAAGTGTTGAACTAAGACTACTGTGCATCCTTCATTTCCTTGAAAGGAGTGTCATTGATGTCTACCTTTGCAGATCATACGTTTACAACCCATCTCTTTTATTTAGCTTTGTGTCATTGCATTTATGTAGAAAATTAATTGAACAATTTTATGGTTTCACTTGTTGGGTGCAGCCAATTTGTAACGAGGCTCTGCTGGAGATGTTTCGGATTGATTATCTGGGAACTGTTCCTTATGTCAGCTGCATTCCTTCCCTTATTCACCACAGACTTTCCTCGAGTGATCGATTCCTGGTACTCTCCTCTGATGGACTTTACCAGTACTTTAGCAATGAAGAGGTAGTTGCTCATGTCACTTGGTTCATGGAAAATGTTCCTGAAGGGGATCCTGCTCAGTACCTAATCGCAGAGCTTCTCTTCCGTGCTGCCAAAAAGAATGGTCAGTTGATTGATGTACTagtctttttcattttgttatcACTCCATGTAAGCTTTGATCGGATGAtacttttaagaaaagaaaaaggaaaatcttCAGTGGGATGGCAGTAAATAGAATGTAGTCTTTTTCAGTTTGATATGCATGGATTGCAGGGTAGCACACCTTCCTTGTGTATGTTTGTTAAGCACATTTCCTTGCTCAATTTCTTTTACCGTAGTATGATTTGTTTGACTTTTTGAAGCCATTACAGAGAGAGTTGATATCATTGTGTATGCTTTGTTGCTTCATTATTTGAAAGCTAGAGGTGCTACGCTCTTGCTTGAGCTTTTGTTTCCCAAATTAAAAACCGATTGGAGGAAAATGCATGCGTTcctataagaaaaagaaaagaggaattacatgaaagaaaattttaatggaaAACGGTAGTAATTGATGTCTGCTCTTCTCTTTGTCATTCTTATGAGTGCTTCTTGATGATTGTTTGCAGGAATGGATTTTCATGAACTGCTGGATATTCCTCATGGGGATCGACGCAAATATCATGATGATGTTTCTGTTATGGTTGTTTCACTGGAGGGAAGGATCTGGAGATCATCTGGATAATTGTTTacatctattttttattttaattttttgttcatttttggttcctctctctctctctgctagGTTATTTCACGTTTGCACATTGCATCAACAAACAATGTCACAATTTTCAGGCAAGGAGTAAATCATTTATGCATTTCAGAAATCAGAATCAGTGTCTGGACATTTTTTGAAATAGaagttttccttttgtttctttcttcctccttaATGTTTAATATTGGTAATATAGGGCAGGATGATCTAACCATTACCATGTTGCTAAAAGGCTGCCACCTTGGAGCATCTCTAGCAATGATCATTTTACCTACTCAAAATgttactttttgttgggctattAGGTTTTTTACTACAATCTCTAACAAAAACATCTATTCAACTCTCTACTttctttgaatatatatatatatataaaagaataaaaaaatcttataagGTGCTACATAGACTTGCATGTATATGTGAAAATTTATTGTagcaaattttagaaaaacttatattttgaagcgtctttttgaaaaaaaaaaaaaaaaatcataataactaTATTTAAGTATAAGAGATGACTCAGAACATATGCTGGATATGCTCATGAATCACTTCATAAATTTTCAGCATTCAAGAAGCCATGGTTACCAGGTAGGGCCCAGCTTAATCCCACTTCCCCTTCTGCCTATACGAAGTTCTGCTCTTCAGATAGAGTTAATTTGACTGGTCCATTGAGACACTAGGGAAAGATTACGGCTAGAAGATTGAGGAATAGACCCAGTGTGCTATGTCATTGCCACACTAATTTATGCACTTTAGATGCCAAAACACATTTCGATAAGTAGgagtgtcaaggcggttacggttagcggttattggcgcTAACCATAACGGCCTTAGTGGTTAAccgttttttttaaattgagcttttttttttggcttcttgggctttctttagggctttttaggcctttttgggcttcttctttttttgggctttttgggcctttttgggctttttttttacctttttttttaaatttttttttagtgtcttattgggcccaattgctataaaaagagcccatattcgaaaatcaaaaatatttgatgcaaaatttacatttacttgtactttaaaaaattttccttaaatattaaatcataaccggttaacttttttttttttttttaaaaaaaacaacataaaaaaaaaaaaaattcaacacaatatataaaaaaaagttcagaattcagacaactgtcacaacgtataaaaaaaatataaaaaaagttcaacacaaaacatataaaataagttcaaataaaacattaaatgatacaaataaaacattaaaacttcatcaatcatctcatttggtcctctagcaaatcatgttgacatcaaaagaagaaaagttataaacttaaacataataatattaaggcacaagcatgtacacatatcaaaacgTGCTTAGTATAATTgtattgtgattaaaataatatgacaattcaaaaaatgataaccttCATTACTAACAAACCACTAGGCAAAAGATGAAGCagcacttgaacttgaaggttgagtcacatctataaataaataattagaataaattaataaataatgaaaactaaatgaagttgcaaataactaatttataaacatttacctAGCTCATCCAATTATGTCAAAAACTCCTCCAACTCGGCATCGCTTAGGCGGTTCTTTATCCAGTTGTGTGTGCAAGTCAAGGCTTCAGCAGTAAGTGGAAACAATGAACTCCTAAAGCAATCCAATACACGCCCACCGGTGCTAAATGCGGATTCAGAAGCAACAGTGAGCTTGAGAGAGTTGAGAGACGAGAGTTGAGACGGTGTCACGATGAGAGTTTGAGAGAGGCTACTGTGCTGagtgattttgagttttttttttttgtttaaaaaggTTCAAGGGTAAAACTATTAACTATCAatgattcaattttaaaaaaaaattgttacaaatggttcaaaaaatggttaaatttctttttctaaaaaatgttcaaaaaatacattaatacttcaattgtgattataagtaacacattgttgaatctaatgtcaattacttaatttgatattatataatcatataatctcattaaattatatcatatgattaattatttaaattattatcatatttacttataatcttttttctttgaattgaacttaatatctaatggtaaatggtaatgttcaaactcctaaatcctaaattcctaaaatatctaataatgcttttattaaattgtagttataagtaatatattgtttaattcaattgaatcaattgtgattatcattgtacatgaatcatatgattaacttgtagacttatgacttatgagttatgtcatattatatatgtattatttattattatataatcatatgatttaatcatcaagtcatcatgtgatatagtcatatcaattatagtgataatatataaattactaaaattataatgataatacattaatacttaaattgtgtttataagtaacacattgatcattgtttaatccaatgtcaattacttaatttgatattatacgaatcatatcatcattgtacattagtaatatgattcacttgaagtcttgaataaagtatttgaattgtcattgaatcatatgattaagtattgatattagacatttatattatttatatgcatatgtagacttatatagacttataacatatatagacttataagtttataacatacattaaaaataagtctctagatatttaattgttgtattagtatgaattggtatacttatgagttatgtcatattatatatgtataatttgttattatataatcaaatgatttaatgatcaattgataatgtgatataatcatataaattatagtgataatatattaatactcaaattgtgatttaattatttttttaaaaaaattgtgatttaatgatcaagtgattatgttatatgtatagcggttaggcggttagcgggcggttaaaaaaccgcccgcattgacacccttATCGATAAGGCAATTAGAGGCAGATTTCTATTCTTTTGCCCTTTACTAGCTGGCAGCTGCATATTACTTTATGATCTAATGCTGGTATACAGAATTAGTTTGTATGCATTTTTCCTCGTACGTGACAAAGACTAAACTCTGTTTATTTGCATTATACACAAAGTTATTTTTTGTGTCGGAGAAACTTTGAAAATGAACACATGGATATAATTAATACTACGAAAGTGAAGGGGAAACAATGCAGTAGTTGTGCTGTACCATCTGCGCGTTGTCTCAATTAAGTTTGGTGGACGATGCCAGCGTTCGCTagctactatatatatatatatatatatatatatttcttcggTAATTATAAATTGTGCAAAATGTTTCTGCCACGTCTTTTTGACTGTACGGAGCAAAGTTGCTTTATGTCTTTATCACGTTACCATCTCTCACCAACCTGACCTAGCGGTCCTAGCTCGTTGAATTTGCTTTTGctgttgtgttgtgttttttttttttttttttaaaggcaaaaCGGGGAAAGGGTTACATGGAAATTTACTGTTGTGTTTGGTTTCAAGTTGTGTCGCTCCTAAAGTTGTCCCTTAATTAGTAAGTTTGTTCAATTAATGCCGGCAGGCTGGCAGTTAGCTTTTCCCACCCATATTGCTTCGTTTTGTGAAGTTTAACCAACACATAACAGTCTATGAtcataataacaacaacaacaacaaagaaaagaaaccagAAACATTAAGATCGATCGATGCACGTAGCTGTCTTCTTCATCATTTCTTTGCTCcatgaaacaaatgaaaaataattttaatatatatggcTCTTCATTCGGATTATTGCTTGTCATTTAAGTTGAAATCCTACTCCATCTCTGCTTGAGCATCACATCAGACTTCAGAGTCTCTCCCTATCTGTAACGACCATTcgttctttatatatatatatatatgtgtgtgtgtgtataaagCAGCCTGGCCATTCTTTCTCCATATTCAAACCAAAGATTCAACTGATCTTTTCTTAGTTTCactagctaatatatcaattaatCTCTTTGCCACCCCTTTGAAATTTCCAAGGATGGTTGCGAATGTTGTTGCATATCTGATCGTCTTTACTGCAATCTCCAGCACCGTTGCATCCGATCCTGACAATCTTCAGGATGTCTGCGTTGCTCTTCCCTCTTCAGGTAAGATGTTGATTTGGTAGCTAGCCTCGACGACTGAATGGAAAAAAAGgcctatttatatttttaactgCTATATAAGCCTAGCTAAGACCAAATCATGGGGCTGTTTGTTTGTCTTAACTCTTGGACTGAGTTGTTttgttatcatatatatatgtaataggGATAAAGGTGAATGGGTTTGCATGCAAGGACGAGGCAAACGTTACGGCAGCTGATTTCTTCTTCGACGGCCTGGCTAAGGCAGGAGTTATTAACAACTCAGTTGGATCAATTGTAACAGCGGGAAACGTGGACAAGATTCCAGGTCTCAACACGCTGGGGGTGTCACTGGCTCGCATTGACTACGCACCTGATGGTGGGCTTAACCCTCCTCACACGCACCCGCGCGCCACAGAGATTGTATTCGTTCTTGAAGGCGAATTGGACGTAGGCTTCATCACTACAGCAAACAAGCTGGTGTCCAAGAACATCAAGAAAGGTGAAATCTTCGTGTTCCCAAAGGCTCTCGTTCATTTTCAGAAGAACAACGGCGACAAGCCCGCCTCTGTGATCTCCGCCTTCAATAGCCAATTGCCTGGCACCCAATCCATTGCTGCAACACTTTTCACGGCAACACCTTCCGTCCCAGACGATGTGTTGACAAAGGCCTTTCAGGTTGGTACCAAGGAGATTGAAAAAATCAAGTCAAAGCTTGCTCCCAAGAAGAATTAAGTCAATTCCCTATGAACAAGTGGTGGTAATCTGCATGTGTATCCCTAGCTATATGTGAGTCTTAATATGGTAATCTATGTAAACTGCGCGCAGAcattaatgtctcaaaaagagATCGAAGGATATATACTTGTATAACAATGTGCTATGCTGTACCtgcagaagaaataaaaaaaatatattgtaatttaaaaCCGAGAGagttaactatatatatatatatatatattaatttggcGGCCTTCTTCTGCATGGTCTGCTAATTAGTTGTTATGTGAGGTATATATGAATGTTTGATACGTTGTGAATTCATAATATGAATTTTGTGGGTGATTAGTTGGATGATAATAAGCTAAGTGaagtttaattaattggttCAACAATTCGAAATGGAAATTACTTTGGCCATCTTTTCTGGTATAACTGTATATGGATAATGGTTGTGGTTAAAACGTAAATTTTATGGTAGGGGTAGGTAAAGTGGCTGTCTGTGAGAACCTACAATGAATGACTATAAATTTATTTGGATCGATCCGGCTTCAGTACAGCACGGTGCTGTAAAACTAAATTATGTCGTTTTGGTGAACTCTAGCTAGGAACTTATTAATTAAAcgttttctttcttaattaatcTCCATCTCTGAGTTTTCACTCTTTAGATTCTCCCTCACTCACTTTCTCTCTAAAGAATAACAATGGCTGTGGCGGAAATGGCATGGGCTCTTCACAGAAATGGCATAGGCCCTAAGGCAAGCTAGCAGCAACTTCAACTTCTTATGGGTGGTGAAAGCAAACGAAGATACCAATTTCTTGATAGAGTCCGTGGGGCAAGGAAACCCAATTCGAAATATCTGCATCAACTAACGAAAGTGGAACATAAGGGAACTACTGCATCAGAACATGAATAAATCGTGGAGATCGTCTCTGTTTCAGTTGAGTAAAACAGAGGATTAAGAGCTCAAGCCAAACGACGTCTTTTTTGAGGgccttttttaaattgatttttttttttgtttttttttgttttacctCAAAAGGGTATTTAGTAACTTAATGTCAAAAAACGTCGTCATattgcatttttcatccaatttgacaGTGCCAACTAACGGAGTGGctaatttgacattttttgaaactttgtggagctactttattactttttaaacattgggggcTTAACTTGCAACTGGCTGGTAGTGTAGgaggccattttatatttttcccaaactaTTATGGGCAATATCTTAACTTAATTAGAATGCTTAACAAAGTATGCAGTATCGCGCAGTGTAAGAGCATTCCTAACTGCCTCATCAAAACTTTTGATTATCTTAACAACTCACCTTTTTAGAGTACTCACAGTAgtctcactactttaacaatcaactttcactatttcatttaaatattattttttaaagatttgtttGTTCTTTCTCTAGCTTTTATACTTTTGAATGTTTGTTAATggtctattttaagaatatttgtcttattctaacggtaatatttttaaaaatttgtaagatttccttcattttcttagttttaatttCTGTTGGAAGAAGataatatttttcatcattgattttggaTTGTTAGTAACGTCAGCTTATTTCCACTCTCATATAATTTtggaaaggtttttttttttttcctgtttaaaaaaaaaaaaagacaagaattTTTCGTCTTTACTATTATTTAGcggtaataatatttaatgcaattaCATGGCATAATATATACTTTGATTTCATtcaagagggagagagaagaaaagagaagggagagaggcTACgtagaaaagggaaagaaaaagaaaaaaatgtgagaaaagaaaagcaaaaggaaagagagagaaaatatatttgtttaatgaatAGGTAAGtaaatagtaaattttaaatttagtgaGTACCGTTTacctcattattatttttttgttaaagtgaTGAGACTGAAAAATGTACATTTAaactattttagttaaattgcctcaccaaaataatcaaaaaaaagaatttgatgATGCTGCGAGGAGGAGTGCTGAGTGCTCTAATAGTAGAGGAAGCAATCCTTAGATTTCACTAAAACTAGCACATAACCCGAGCTATACGCggaattcttcattataatttaatttcaaaacttaaagGCATCAcatcttactttttattataagttaaaataggtgTATGAAAATACATATTAAAGGTTATATACCAGTAAATTActaaacatgtatttatttatttgtttttttgaaatgtaaCAAACAtctacttaatgaaaagtataaaagaaagaaagaaaaaaaaatagcaagaatgacacttgaattctgatgatcaaaatattaatagaaaattagtaggaaactatgatattgttgatgtgatacttattatattgtaatataaataaaacccataaagttctaataatttcagaaaaaatagtaaaataaagaaaatcttttttttttttttttttttttgaaacatatcatactcattcattgataaaagttgcgagcctaaagctcttacaaacagagcaaaaagttatgaagtaaatcatagccgaagctaaagatacagtcatcaacaacataccaaatcaaccaaaacacagcatccgctaacctatgactaaatattaggttgaaaactcagatctgcatcaaacagacaccatctaatgcataggtagcgcttattcctcggccttgagatcAAAACCCCCAAgtcgatacttattcctcggccttaaaagcaaaacccccaagccaatacttattcctcggccttaagagcaaaacccacaagccgatacttatcctcctcgactcgaaagccaggataaatttcacatctACAACtcaaaggtttggaccagtaaGATTAGgcagcaaccgggcgcaacaaagcaaaaggagaaagccttattacaagtataaataaaaccatacaggaaaataaagggaacaataaaaataatgcaggaaaaaaaattacagcaaataaaaccaaatacagggaaactcaaaggaaatacaaaacagaaaaacaacaaaacatgaaaataaatgtgaaaaacactcaaagcgggtcacgACAGCCGAAGGAGGCTGATTGCGAGCTGGCCGGAAACCGCCACGGAAgttggcacaaaaagcttggtgtgggaggggcgcgtgaaaagacccgacagcgagCGGTGAGCAACGAAGcgagcgcggaggagatcggcggcacacacaaacaaatagggagggggagagtttgagtgaaaacccccaaaagcagtacccaccgagagagaacacaagcacaacagaacagaaaacaccaaagacagaaacaaacctaaaacaaaaatcggaaagcaaggaagggaggagggatgcaggcaacatgcatccctcctcccctgaggcgGCGGCGCTCTAGATgggggcttagggtttcacaagGCTTAGGGTTCTTTAtgcattctctcttctttttaatacaaaataaaacacacattccactcaatatttaatgcaatcaaataaatttcttttaacactttcaaaaaatgctagaaaattagAGTAAGTcacaaaacgaaaaaaaaaaaaaaaaattcaaacgaattaaaacataaaatcttattggtgtaatacctattatatttcaatacaatgaaactttttaaataaacaaacataaaaataattaatttacagtcgtgaaaaatttatacatagatacacaaagataaatccaaaaatgatatgataagtgttctacaaaaatgaagaagaagcattttggaaggaaaattctttttgattacctctacaaaaatgaaaaagaagtaTTGATGTAtctatttatacatagatacccTAACATATAACTCGCGCTCTGCGcatgcagtggcggagccagctattttatattgggggtgctgctaaaaaatttttttgcgtcttaaaaatttggtaattcacacaatatatgcattacaaaaaatatctataaaagttcataaatatgttttgaaattgatatattagaaatataacatgtcgacactatatcaaaaagatagaaatacaaaaaaa
Coding sequences within it:
- the LOC132171675 gene encoding germin-like protein subfamily 2 member 4 — encoded protein: MVANVVAYLIVFTAISSTVASDPDNLQDVCVALPSSGIKVNGFACKDEANVTAADFFFDGLAKAGVINNSVGSIVTAGNVDKIPGLNTLGVSLARIDYAPDGGLNPPHTHPRATEIVFVLEGELDVGFITTANKLVSKNIKKGEIFVFPKALVHFQKNNGDKPASVISAFNSQLPGTQSIAATLFTATPSVPDDVLTKAFQVGTKEIEKIKSKLAPKKN